The Zingiber officinale cultivar Zhangliang chromosome 9A, Zo_v1.1, whole genome shotgun sequence genome window below encodes:
- the LOC122019854 gene encoding BEL1-like homeodomain protein 1, translating to MATYFHGGPEMQPDGGLQTLYLMNPSYGGGYADAAPPPNMVLLNSSINNSVNSINFQQQQQKHFVGVPLEHDSNRAAAAQIPNYNLWAAAPTTSSRNPPIASGQKGLSLSLSPHEMVAPARADEGKVASAAANGVSGLLLGSRYLKAAQQLLDEVVNVGKGIKDESPKAQPATGTDRSNVEPKGAATGDENASTNRGPDLSTAERQELQMKKAKLVNMLEEVEQRYRQYHHQMQVVVSSFDAVAGYGWARTYTALALRTISKQFRCLREAISGQIRAASKSLGEEDAGKASAGSRLRFIDHHLRQQRALQQLGMVQHNAWRPQRGLPERSVSILRAWLFEHFLHPYPKDSDKLMLAKQTGLTRSQVSNWFINARVRLWKPMVEEMYLEEVKEHEQNNNSDDKSDARGSSTTSKSIAAQRDHSPTATADAKQPLAPVQPSSFARQASYYDKDDFVQPSAMKKARGADELTPNEEFLMKLMDGGQRAAEQQGYPSLIADHMSYGGYPIGQLDEQFAPRFSGNMNGVSLTLGLQYNENLSLSGVQPQFLSGEGTDFNAAVAHPSAAAFRTDRGLLLNYYQTS from the exons ATGGCGACGTACTTCCACGGAGGGCCGGAGATGCAGCCGGACGGCGGCCTGCAGACGCTCTACCTCATGAACCCAAGCTACGGCGGCGGGTATGCCGACGCAGCTCCTCCGCCGAACATGGTCCTCCTGAACTCTAGCATCAACAATTCGGTGAACTCCATAAACTtccagcagcagcagcagaagcACTTCGTCGGCGTCCCGCTTGAGCACGATTCCAACCGCGCGGCGGCGGCGCAGATCCCCAACTACAACCTCTGGGCGGCGGCACCCACCACGTCGAGCAGGAACCCGCCGATCGCTTCCGGCCAGAAAGGGCTGTCGCTCAGCCTCTCCCCGCACGAGATGGTGGCTCCGGCGAGGGCCGACGAGGGGAAGGTCGCGTCGGCGGCGGCCAACGGCGTCTCGGGCCTGTTGCTGGGGTCCAGGTACTTGAAGGCGGCTCAGCAGTTGCTCGACGAGGTGGTAAACGTCGGTAAGGGGATCAAGGATGAGTCTCCGAAGGCACAGCCGGCTACCGGCACCGACAGAAGTAACGTGGAGCCGAAAGGAGCCGCCACCGGCGACGAGAACGCGAGTACAAATCGAGGTCCAGACCTCTCTACAGCGGAGCGGCAGGAGCTCCAGATGAAGAAGGCCAAGCTCGTTAACATGCTCGAGGAG GTGGAACAGAGGTACAGACAATACCACCACCAGATGCAAGTCGTGGTCTCCTCCTTCGACGCCGTCGCCGGCTACGGATGGGCAAGGACATACACCGCGTTGGCTCTGCGTACGATATCGAAGCAATTCCGGTGCCTCCGCGAAGCCATCTCCGGACAAATCCGGGCAGCCAGCAAGAGCCTGGGGGAGGAAGACGCCGGGAAGGCGTCGGCCGGGTCGAGGCTCCGGTTCATCGATCACCATCTGAGACAGCAACGCGCGCTTCAGCAGCTGGGGATGGTGCAGCACAACGCCTGGAGGCCGCAGAGAGGCCTCCCCGAACGCTCTGTTTCCATCCTCCGCGCTTGGCTCTTCGAACACTTCCTCCACCC ATATCCCAAGGATTCGGACAAGCTGATGCTCGCTAAACAAACAGGACTCACGAGGAGTCAG GTCTCGAATTGGTTCATCAATGCGCGAGTGCGGCTGTGGAAGCCGATGGTGGAGGAAATGTACTTGGAGGAGGTCAAGGAGCACGAACAGAACAACAACTCCGACGACAAGAGCGACGCCCGCGGCAGCTCTACCACATCCAAATCCATTGCGGCGCAACGAGATCACAGTCCGACCGCCACCGCCGACGCCAAGCAACCTCTCGCGCCAGTCCAACCCTCCTCCTTCGCGCGCCAAGCCTCCTACTACGACAAGGACGATTTCGTGCAGCCCTCCGCGATGAAGAAGGCGAGGGGCGCCGACGAACTCACTCCCAACGAAGAGTTCCTGATGAAGCTCATGGACGGGGGGCAGAGGGCGGCGGAGCAGCAGGGGTACCCCTCCCTGATCGCAGACCACATGAGCTACGGCGGGTACCCGATCGGGCAACTCGACGAGCAATTCGCTCCGAGGTTCTCCGGTAACATGAACGGAGTCTCTCTCACGCTCGGCCTCCAATACAACGAGAACCTCTCCCTCTCCGGAGTGCAACCGCAATTCCTCTCCGGCGAAGGGACTGATTTCAACGCAGCGGTGGCACATCCTTCTGCCGCCGCATTTAGGACGGACAGGGGTCTCCTGCTCAATTACTACCAGACTTCATAG